The window TCCTGTTCTGCCTACAGGGCGGACGGTCACCGTCTCGCCCTTTGGTGGCCGATCAGACATCTCCCCACAGGACAAGGGGCAGCCAGAGCTGTACATTAATGTCGCCAATCAGAACTTAATTGTGAGTAATAAATTGTATTTGAACAGTCCTAATCAAAAACTTTCCCAAAGAATTTAGCATGTGTCCCAAATATTTGAGACAGTTCAGTGATGATTTTGTATACAAACATCTTTGAAAACTGTGAGTATGCTGTCCTCTTACTGCTTATTATCTATCtctttgtttaacattttattttgcttcattttttttttcaggttaatAAACTTGGCAGAATTTCAGAGTCAAGTTGAACTTAGATCATTTACTGTTTAAAATATGCTGAAAATCTTGGGACTCAAatttatctaaaatatttaccTATGAATATGGACTGCCTTTCTCCATCCCAGTGGctctcaactgggggtgattctgcaccccaggggacatttgacaatggCTGGGGTCATGTTGGTTGTCAAAACTGGGGGGCAAAGTGCTGCtggcatctaatgggtagaggccaggggtgctgctaaacaGCCTGATGTAGACAGGGCAGCCCCACCACAAAGAGGGACCCCATCTGGAATGTCAGGAGTGCCGAGGCTGAGGATGCCCAATTTACTCTATGGCTGGAGTCACCTTTTTAAGTTTAGTTTTTTGTACTGCTTTTCTTATTGAGAATGCATATATCATAAAACACACTGTACATTTACTTGTACCTACGGCTCACTTTTCTGTCTTTCCATCCCAGCTGTCGGTGGCCAACCTGGTGAGGCTCAACCAAGCCCTTTTTCCACTGAGCAAGAGGAAAATGGAATCCCTGCACCAGTGTGGCTTCGATGACACCATTAGGTTTCTACTAAAAGAAAATTGGTTTGAGTAGAATGCTTACAAGTTTATAATTCAAAACAGATTTCAGACATTTTAGGATGCAGAGttctaattaaatatattttcaaaaaaatcagGACCTTGTCGTAAGGAAGGAAACGAGGCATTTTATTAGATTTTGGCAACCTTGTTAAGAAGGGAACACCAAGGTGATGGGGAATCAGTTTCAGGGGATGGTAAATCATGACTTTTAAGCCGTGGCATGTTGAACATGGGGCTGCCACGAAGACTTTTTGCGGAGAATGGCAGCATGGCTTCCACAAAAAACATGGGCGTCCTTTCACCCGGAACTGAAGGGAACTTATTTATGCTCAGCCCCAACCAGGCCCCCAGGGGAAGCCGCTGTCCAGGGTCCTGGCAGTGGGAGCCAGGGGCAGCCTCTCCAAAGACTTGACAAGTGTTAGCTGAACCCAGGTTGGCTTTCCGGGTAGGTGCGTGCTATTTCTCCTGGTAAGGAGGTCGGgggcagagagaagagggaagtcAAAAAGCCCAGGAGACTGGGAAATaggtatgttttcctttttctcagtaGGCAGTTGCcccacccctccttcccccaaaCCCCAGCCCAGCTAAGGAGCTTGTCAGGCTATTTGGACGCTTCCTGTTGTACAGCCAGGCCTCGCTTGCATGTCCGTTTTTGTCTCTTTCTCAGGCTCCCTGATCACCCCTGCCCTCGGGTTTGCTAACAGGCCGCACCTCACTGAATGTTTAGGCCATGGATCTATATGCTGGATATATCGACCCTTTAAATAGACGAAACACTACTAAAAATAAAGAACCAAGTGGGCTGGGAATAAAAATGACATCCAGAATAATCAgtctttttctgtttgcttttaaaatCAGGGTCTATGTTTTTAGAGTAGTTGTCCTGTCCCTTTGAGGACTCAATATTTGGGTTTAAATGAATTCACTTACACTGTCTTAAGTCTTAAATCTGCTTCTATGGGTTTTGCCNNNNNNNNNNNNNNNNNNNNNNNNNNNNNNNNNNNNNNNNNNNNNNNNNNNNNNNNNNNNNNNNNNNNNNNNNNNNNNNNNNNNNNNNNNNNNNNNNNNNNNNNNNNNNNNNNNNNNNNNNNNNNNNNNNNNNNNNNNNNNNNNNNNNNNNNNNNNNNNNNNNNNNNNNNNNNNNNNNNNNNNNNNNNNNNNNNNNNNNNAAGCATGAACTCTCAATTACTAAGAGGCAGTTCAAAACAAACCAATTTAACTGCATGTCTTTAATTGTTAtccatttctctttttaccctttgaAACCATTCTTTAAATCAAGTTTATGGTTCTTAAAAGCTCCAAATACACAGTTTTCAGCACACAAACACCAACTCATGGCCCTTTTCTTATGTGTGCTGCACAGAACCATAGTAGACAAAAGATGTTTCTTGGGGTACATACTTTTCTCCTCTGGCAAAgattttgttaaatcttaataTGTTATTTTAGTAAGTGACATAGAAGGATGGATTATTAATTCAttgtgaatttcatttatttactaggagaattttcagttttctctaAGACTTTTTCACCTTACCCCTTTCTTTAATCATTTTGTGTGATTTTGCTATTGATATATTTCAGTAAATTCTTTATTGATTCCCCCCAACAAACACAAATCCTGATATTAgacttcttgaaaatattttggaccCACTCTGTCTTCACAAGGGGAAGTAGGGGCACTGAGTTGATGGATCGTGCTTGCCTTAAAACTATCATCTGACCTCAGATGGAGGAGGAGATGCAGCAGTGGAAGGAGGCACAATTTGTAGCACCAGCCTTCTCCAGAGGCACTGTCCCCAGTTCTCCTGCCAGGCAAGTCACAGGTATGCTCTGCTCATCTCTGAGTGGGTCCATATGTATCACACTAATGGAAACAGGCCTGAAAAGTAGGATCCACTTATTATCAGGATCAGAATTCTGAAACCTCACAGAGTTGGCATATGGCAAACCTGAAGAGAACTTCTGGCCCACAGATGGATATGTTTGCAGGGCAATTACTCCAACTGGCAGCTTGATAAGTTCCCAGTTCCCTGGTGGGGCAATTTCCTAATATCTTTGAATCtgtcatttaaattttcattagtcttttttttcttctctgcagtATCACTCTTTACTTTGTAGTTATGGCAACCCACCACTTCCACTGACAATTAGAGAAAATAGATTTGGTTTCTAGGTTAAATAATGCTCCATAGTAGCAAGCAGATACTCAAATCTTCTATTAGGTTCTGGCTTCATGATGTTGGGAGCAGTTGCCTACACACCAGAGGCTTGCAAAGAAATGGTCTTAGAACTCTGGTTATTGAATTGGAATCAAACATGACATTAAAATGCACAGATTTTAGTTTattctgctttaaatttttttctcataagTAAAGTGGATAAACACAATCACATTCctctttatatttataaatattaattataaaaatattttagatcaATTCCATTACTTCAAAGAACCAATAATTAGCCAAGtatagtgatttctttttttgccttaacTGTGTACACTGtagcaaaataaaattgaaagttgATGTAATTAATCACAAAACTCaaagcagaaaaagcaaaaaataatgcAGTTTAAGAAAAGtgggtggatttttaaaaaatatatattatgaaacTTTTTATGTTTACCGACGTAGAGTTTACTCAGGCTGAATTCTCTGTGTAAATGTTTAGCTCTGTGTTGTTTTGCCTCAGGCGATATAACCCAAAGCTTCGCTTATTCAATGTTAACATAACATATATTTCTTTATTCCACATGTTACCAACCACCTCTTTGGTGGCTTTATAGCAGACTTCTAGTGAGACACCTTTCCATGAACAGCTTTTCCAAGCATCTTAGAGGGCAGAAATCTGGCAAGTTCCACCAGCACAGCTCCCCATGACTTCTCTGCCATTCAGTGAACCATGGCAGTATGTCCCCCAGTGAGTTCTGGATCTCAGCCTTAGGTGGGGAGGGGTCTTACTTGGGATCTATTTCAATCATAGGGTCAGTAGCTGCTCCTTTGatgtatttctgaattctttaCAGTTCTCTTTACTTCTCACTAAGAAATCTCTCATTCCTCCAATCTCCTATTATAGTTAATAATTCTCTATACTGATATTTCCCTGTTAAAATTACTGCATGGTTTAACCCTAAGATTGGACCCTAATTGGTTGACTGGTGATGACTGTCACTGGCTCAGGCAGAGGACTATGGATCTCAGACAGCATTGGTGACATTATGGAACAAGACCATGTGTTTCCCACAGAGTGTGAATTGTGCCTCATTCTGAAACCTGCCCTGTCCCACCTTGACCTCTGTGGGGCTCTGTGCAGCCTCCTATGGACAGGGCACCCTCAGACCTGTCATCCCATGTCATTGTTCTCCAGTGCAACAAACGTTAGCTCCTTACATGACACTAGCAATTGACATCAGTTGGGGAAAATAATTGCCTCTAAGGTGTTGGTCACTAGGATTTTGTTATTCCTTTTTTAGGGCCTAGTGGGGTGGAGAAATTGATCACCAAacatgtttttccatttgtttttcacCTGGGCACAGAGCCTCAGATGCAGAGCCCCAGGAAAGAAGTGGTCCCCAGATCTTCTTACTCTCTGAGGGGAACAGGGCTTTGGCTAAATGAAGTAAGTCAGGATGATTCTGTAGTCCACAATAAGGGATTTAAGGGCATTTCTAGCTACTATACCCATATAAATATGCATCCATATATATTCACTTGTTTTGTATGAAAGATTAGTCTTAGACAAGGGCAAGAAATCATTCTATTGTGTTACCCAACAGGGAGGAAAAGACCAGTTAGTCATccgtttttgtttcttctagcacAGATTGAAGCAGCTGGATTCATACTAGCCCAACCTGCATCACACTTTATCACAGACTAAGGGCTTTGTATGACATTTATGGAAATGCTTCTAAGATGCACCCTCTGATTTTTATTCTCACATTTCTGCAGTTGCCACTCTCTGGGTGCAGTATAGATGATCTGCCCTGCTTTATGAAAATGAAGCCCAGTGTATGCAGGGAAGGAGACTTGATTATTCGTgggtttttccttctttatacaTTATTAAAAGAGCGGAAGTGGTTTTATAGCCATCCTAGCACAGATGTGTTTCTCCAAGAGTAAGTATCtgcttttgtgtattttttttctgcctaGTGGTGATGGGTGATGAATGAGGTCTGTGTCATTTGCAGATGCTCAGCCAAAGTGCTCTAAATTGTGGAAACCTACCCTACCCTGCCATTGTCTATAACTAATGGATTTTTACCGATGTCCCTCTTTGTAAACTGGAAATGAGAAatccatttttcttccctttggtTTCTCTGCCATCTTCTTTGCCCTTCCCTATACCTGACCTAAGGTCTCTCCTACATCTCTTTGTTCCTCGCAGGGCTTCTCAGGCAACTCCACAGGCCCTGACCTCACTCTCCTGCCATGGCTATTCCAGATACCAGGAGAGGGAGGGCAAGTGAGAGTCCTCAGACACCAGGGTTTTGGCATGAAGCCAAACCTCAAGGCTATGGCAACTATTCTCTACAATATTAGAattcatttgaaagaaaaaaatgctagtAATCCTATAGATAAACCACTGGTGTCATATGATTCCTATGACAAAAACCTGTTTAGTTGCAAAAtatctgtatttctttatttgtgcCAGGAGGGCTGCAAACCCTCCTGATAATAAGCCTGGGATGAGATATGCCTCATTTATTAGATTTGGTCCCTTCAATTTAATTCAGCTTCTCTTACTGCTCTAGGGACAGGGATTGGAGTTTATTTCAGGATTttatcaagtgggttttatttcagCACACTTTTagttttgtatttcatttattttgtatttagtttATTTAGTTTATACATATTTAAGCTCCCAGTTCTTAGATGCTGTTGATCATTCCCTGTTGACCTGCCTGACAGCTTCAGGATCTGAGTGAGTGTTTATGTCAGGAAACTTGTCTTCTTGAATCTCTTTGCAGAAAGAGTGCAAAGAATGTGACTTATATGGTTGCATAAGCCATGTAAGATTGGAGAAAGAGTCATTTTTCCAAGTCACAGTGTGAAAGATTAAATTTCTTCCTGCAGTCTGCTTATATCTTGAAAAACCTTAGGGGTCCCACAGACCTTGAAGGTGGACTTATTCAGAGATCTGTGAATCTCCTGCCTGTCTGCACTCAAAAGACCGCATTTATTTTTGAATGAGAGTTTTAAATCTTCCAACATGctataaaatgtgaatttattttaaaataggattATATTCTCTCTAGTCTTTAAGTTGCTATTCTTATCCATCAATATATCAAATGTATATTTCTGTATTGAGAAGTAAATATCTGCTTTTTAGGCTTACATAGTGTTACACTTTATAGGCATAGAATAATCTACCAcctattttagattatttctaaatttttggtATCGCCAATGTGAGCACAAGAAGCATTCCTATGCAGGTTTCTTTGCACACTTCTCTGATTAGAATAAATACATTCTTAGGAGCAAAAGGGCTGACACAAGTTTGTGTACATTTAAAAGCTTCTATTCATATTTCCACTGTGCTGTCTAAATGGATGAATTTATAATTTCACTAACACAGGGCATGAACAGCCATCTGTCACACTTCCTGCACtttttgttattaatattttgatcGATCAGTTTGCTTATGTGGTTTTTGGCCTTAATtatttcttgctgaattgccttTTTATACCCTTTTGGCAGTGTTTCTAAGGGACAGTAAAACTTTTACTTTTGTAAGAGCATTTTATATACTTAACAAAAATTGAATTCCAAATGTGCTGCATATATTGCACCAGATTGCTGTTTCCTGTAGGAAACTTTCCTTTTGTTCCATTGAAGAAATGAAACCATTTACAGATTGAGTtctatctctttgtctttttcccttACTCTTCCTGTGTTTGTATCATGCCACCCACAATTTATAAGTTTATGAATATAATTTTACTTAGCTTTATCACTTCATCTTTCCTTTTTGAACTCTTTAGACCacctggatttattttttattaaatagtgAATAGATAGAAAACTTGTTCATATATTCCCAAAgagttaaatttcacaattaaatgaaaaacttaTCCTCTTTCTAGTGTTTTAAATACTAACTTATGATATGCAAACTCCTTCTTTTATACACAAGTCTGTTTCTTTATGCTTTGTACATTCCATGGACTTATCTGTCTCTCCTGGTTAAAACAGAATTATATTGAACTATTATTaccaattaaaaatatgtaattttggcATTTGGAAATTCATTTATCCtcttattatatttcaataattttctGGAGATTTATTCTcccagaacattttttaaattatttttcattgtccTTAAATTCCATTTGATCACTACATTTTTACCATGGtaacttttatagttttatttggaGAGTAATGACATGTACACATATTCATTTTAAAGTCTTGTTTGGATCCCTCAGTAATCTTTTTAAAAGGGTTCAGGGCAATTTTTGTCAAATCCATTCTTATATACTgtattatatgtatgtgtatatggatATTGTCTGTCTCTTCCCTCAACCCTTTAATACCAATTTGAAATTATTggtttgatttattctttgattcAAGGAGTCATTTGGTGAAATTATTTTGAGTTACAACTGTTTTATTTGTTCCCTACTTTTGAGATTAATTGGGCTTTCTCTAGTGACTGCTTACCTGGGAAGAAAATTCTTGAGAAATGTTAGTGGTGTatctaagattttctctttttaaatagttCCCCAAATGTTTCTCTTATAAAGCTAATTTAGCACATTACTGGCCAAGGatataaacaatatttatttaaatacatattctCTCCTTATAGGGTTGAACAGttgagataaataaatgaaagatttatgaatacatatattcctttattttttatctatttatttgtgtttaGTTCTTTTATATGATTTTAGTTTCCTCCATGTGTTCTCACATttctaaaagttttgttttatgtattgaCACTATGATATCAAGTGTACACATTTTATGAATTAACctcctttgtctctgttaatttcTTACTTGAAATGGATAATGTTGCTTCTGTAAATTCTCTTTGAGTAAAAGTTTGTATTGAATACCATCAATAGTCCTCTTATTATCTATGGTTCATTTTAATTTGCTGAGTCTGAACCAATTTGcatgtaatattttaaacatgCAGGTCAAAAATATATCCTCAATGATATATAGTGTGTAGCCTTTTAAATATAATACATGTCTatgtttcagtttattttttattttctttatatttactatGTTCAATAAGAAATTCAATATGCTGCCATGGCTTTCCTCCTTGCTTTCCaccatcctttaatttttttctgaaccacttgggaatatattgcagatatttcCTAATAGTATTTCATAGCAAAATATTATATTCATtaacaaatacattattttattaaaaccaCAGTATTATTCTAAAAACCAGGACATTTacattgatacaatactattTTCCAATCTATAGCTCTTATTTATATCTAACCAATTCctcaaaatatcatttattaaaaccattttaaaatataaatttctataTTCTCAATGATATTTGGTGGGTAAAACATTCTATACCACAGCGTATTTTGTAGAATACCAAGATTTTTTTTCCACACAAAgaacacattttggaaaataatagcAAAGAAATGTGAGACTTCCATTTCTGATTGAATGACGTATGGGATTCTGTGAAGGTCCTCATAAAATTCaactaggaattttttttttttttatatcatacAAAGTAAATGCAAATCCCAGGGACAAAAATaagaacaactgaaaaaaccCAAATGTGAGCACTGAACTATTTAGCATTTGCAAAGGGGGAGCTTAACAGAACAGCAGAAGGAAGCCTGGGCCTCTTGAGCTGAGAGAGGGAAGCCTGCGGTCTGGTCAGAGGCCTGGCAGCCACCTTGGTTGATAAAGTCTCTCCAGATGCAGAATGCAGTAGGAATCCTCTGTAGAGAGACAAATACTCAGTACAGGCCCAGATTATGCACACATTAAAATCAAGCAAATACGAGCTCTCAATGTACTAATGATTTCCCCAAACATATAAGAGAATGCACATCAATAAATACcactcaatataaaaataaatatttagagccATACAGACTTTAGCTTCTGTAATTACCAGACCCCTAAAATAAActattattaaattataaaataacacaATGGGATCACAGTAATGAGCATGCAAAAAGAAGCCACCAAGAAtaccaagaatattttatgaaattaaaaacattataaataaatgtataaatgttgAGAGATTCATATAATGCATTTTAGTAGAGCTTATACAAAggtgaagagaaaataaattggaggataaataaaagaaattagtcAGAATTTAGGACAGACAAGAAACTGCAAAATATAAGTTTATAAACAACTAAAATACCCATCAACAATAGCTTTTAAGACAGAAGAAGACTACACCCAGTTTAAAAAATTCTAAGTCAAATGAGGACATGTAAGCAAGAGAGGAGATATtagggagacaatatttgaataGCTAATGTCTAATCATTTTCTGAAACAGATGAAAGACTAGATTCAGAAAGTAAAAATCATacccaagaagaaaaagaaaagtagattAATCATGTAAAGGTTTTCATGAAAATTGCAGAACATGAAAGATGAAAGCATCCAGAACTTCCGAAGTACACACTTGAGAAAAAAGGAATAGGGTCAGAGAAGaatactgaaaaggaaaaatgcaaaatattagtaaataagTAGGTGTACCTTAATAAACATGCAcagaagttaaaaacaaaaacaaaaaacaaaaaaaacaaaactatgtgTGAAAAAAGTTGGCCAAAACAACTTAGATAAGAGGCTTAAAATAATCATAAGTTACTCCACTGTTTTACCATTAAATTGCTTATACCAGGCAAGACTTACAGACTTTCCTTTGCAGAGAgactgttattatttttcttttttaatgcaattttattgaaatatattcatttaccatacaatctatccaaattATACAAGGAATGGCTCACAGTACCagcacatagttgtgcattcataaccacaatccattttagaacattttcattactcaaaaaaaaaaaggagagaaaacccaaaatatcccatatcccttatcacCACCCTCCCACCCATCATTGATCCCtaacattggtgtggtacatttgttactgttaatgaaagaatattaaaatattcctgtaaaatatagtccatagtttgcaataggtgcgtttttccaatataccactctattattaactcttagTGATAATTTCATACATTTCTTGTAGTTTATGGAagaaatttttgtatttgtactgttaatcacagtcatcatccactacAAGATTTACCAAGTTATATAGTACCAAGttttatcctctggctttccgTCTGGTGATATATATGGCTCTAAAATTCCCCGttaaccacattcatacacaATTCAACACAATAACACAAAATTTGTGCTCCATCACCTCTTCCATTTCTATGCATTTAAATTCaaactagttaaaaattctgtacatcttggaggcggggcaagatggcggagtggtgaggagcagaatttcgtctctcccctagagcagctggaaattacccaagaactatatgaaacagtgttttcggggtctccagtaaccagtcacacattggacacaagtctggaattggaggaaaagctgagaccgcagagaacattgtaagttccccggaccaggggtctggagcccctccccacccagacctcacagactgtcttgctgccggctccctgaaagggggggaaagaaaaaacaaaaaacagcaatctgctgagggcaagaagggaggctcaacccagcctcaactgcagaactagttaacaaattaattaactaactttgggagctggggtgctaaagaagggctgggctccaagaagtgggggcacgtaaaagcgggcacccattcccagactccaaaaaagccatttttttttcccttacattttatcccttctggcttctcactgatcccttatctttttgcatttcaatagcccccggcaggggtggaactgaagcggttggagagtaattatcagacaatagcccaaagcatatctttaaatgctctattctgacactgacaaaacttccaggctggggaaagatgtttaaaagagactcttttttttttttttctttttttttctttttttctttttcttgatttcttttctacttttttttttttttttttaatctaaaagtaatatatgtgcttattttctatcggaaagcccaggtggagggactgggctgggcttgaggggagacagagtacccacagtgtctttgaattccatattcactactgaagccctccagccccgtctttaattggcaactcaggctgaccaaggaatctacctggagaggccccaaagacg of the Choloepus didactylus isolate mChoDid1 chromosome 21, mChoDid1.pri, whole genome shotgun sequence genome contains:
- the LOC119518131 gene encoding patatin-like phospholipase domain-containing protein 4, translated to MGVTLSGSEVDSGFTDSIPVLPTGRTVTVSPFGGRSDISPQDKGQPELYINVANQNLILSVANLVRLNQALFPLSKRKMESLHQCGFDDTIRFLLKENWFE